From the genome of Caretta caretta isolate rCarCar2 chromosome 27, rCarCar1.hap1, whole genome shotgun sequence, one region includes:
- the LRRC3C gene encoding leucine-rich repeat-containing protein 3C codes for MPLVDWYLRHSVTMWLLLQSFVLMTFCFHPATTFPKGCYHAEEDGYKTFRCSKAQLTEVPKDIPNDTNKLYLDFNQIAFLPVDAFRNLPVLLELDLSHNAIVRIESGAFRGLSEHLHSLDLSSNKLVSVNKDVFSNLKAKVNLSSNPWLCDCRLQELIRTVDLVAGSSGSIVCDSSTKEEHIGKPFLQVVTDMDFCSVYKKTTDIAMLVTMFGWFAMVISYLVYYVRQNQEDARRHLEYLKSLPSKQRKSEESSTISTVV; via the coding sequence ATGCCTCTAGTAGACTGGTACCTCCGCCACTCGGTTACCATGTGGCTGCTGCTCCAGAGCTTTGTCCTGATGACCTTTTGTTTCCATCCGGCCACTACCTTTCCTAAAGGCTGCTACCATGCAGAAGAGGACGGTTATAAAACCTTCCGGTGCAGCAAAGCTCAGCTCACAGAGGTCCCTAAGGACATACCCAACGACACTAACAAGCTCTACCTGGATTTCAACCAGATTGCCTTCCTCCCCGTTGACGCCTTTCGGAACCTGCCGGTCCTGCTGGAGCTCGATCTGTCTCACAATGCCATTGTCAGGATAGAAAGTGGGGCTTTCCGGGGCTTGTCGGAGCACTTGCATTCCCTGGATTTGTCCTCAAACAAGCTGGTGTCGGTCAATAAGGATGTCTTTAGCAATCTGAAGGCCAAGGTCAATCTCTCCAGCAACCCTTGGCTGTGCGACTGCAGGCTCCAGGAGCTGATCAGGACAGTGGACCTGGTTGCTGGGTCCTCTGGGAGCATCGTCTGCGACTCCTCTACTAAGGAGGAGCACATTGGCAAGCCCTTCCTGCAAGTGGTCACAGACATGGACTTCTGCAGTGTTTACAAAAAGACCACGGACATAGCCATGCTGGTCACCATGTTTGGCTGGTTCGCCATGGTGATCTCCTACCTGGTCTACTATGTCCGGCAGAACCAAGAAGACGCCCGTCGGCACCTTGAGTACCTGAAGTCCTTGCCCAGCAAGCAGAGGAAGTCAGAAGAGTCCTCCACCATCAGCACCGTGGTGTGA